The Cytobacillus sp. NJ13 sequence TTATTTTTAATGCCCTGCCAATCTTCAATGGACTTAACATCCCATTCTCCTGCTGACATTGATTTTAATAATGCAATAAGCGTTTCTTTTTCACTGAAAGTCAAAATTCTGTTTTTGATTCCCATTTCTCTCATTCTCTTATCTTCTTCACTCATGCCAGGATTATATAAAGCGAAGGTTTCCTGGGCATTCCAGTCCATATTTTCTTGAGTCAGAAAAACAGGCACAATTTTAGCCTGATTAACATATTGAGTTAATTCTTCTGTTTCTGGAGAGTTTGCTATTACGACACATTTGCCTTTAGCACCATTTAAACCAGCATGGAAAGATTTTCTGATTGCTGCCTCATAATTTGGTGCCAGTGAAATCCCCTCTCCTGTTGATTTCATTTCAGGACCTACCTTGCTGTCCAATCCCTTCAAAGCATAATTTGAGAAAACCGGGAATTTCACACATACAAATGGGAGTTTCGCCGCAGCCGGCATTTCATCTTTCGACAAATTATATTTCCCAAGCAATATTTTTGTCGCAATCTCCACCAGCTGCACGCCTGTGACCTTGCTGATAATTGGTACTGTTCTGCTCGCACGGGGGTTTATTTCAAGAATAAATACCTCTTCGCCATTAACGATATATTGAATATTCATGAGTCCTTTATACTGGAGCTTTTGCACAATGGCTTTTGCATAGGCCAGCATTTTATTTTGGACATTTTCTGAAAGATTTTGCGGCGGGAGAACGGACATGCTGTCGCCAGAGTGAACACCCGTTTTTTCAATATGCTCCATAATTGCAGGTGCACAGATATGATTTCCGTCTGCTGCCAGATCAAGCTCAGCTTCTGATGCATGAACGAATTGATCAATTAAAATCGGATATGGGACATCACCTTTCGTTAAATAACTCTCCAGCTCAGATGATGAAGCAATACGTTCCATCCCTCTGCCGCCTATAACATAGGATGGACGGACAAGAATCGGGAATCCAATTTTTTCGGCTGCTTCTTTTAGCTCTGCTTCTGTGTGGACAACATCTCCTTTTATCCTCGGGATATTCAAATCATCCAATAGGTGATAAAAAAGCTTCCGGTCCTCTAATGCATCAATGGTTTTTGAGTCAGTTCCAAGCAGGGTAACGCCATAAGCTTCAAGTTCGGATGCCAGATTCAGTGCTGTCTGCCCGCCAAGCTGCACAATGACTTCTGAAATTCCTTCTGCTTCAATCACATTCAAGATATCCTCAAGAATTAGCGGTTCAAAATAAAGCCTGTCAGCTGTTGTATAATCCGTACTTACCGTTTCCGGGTTATTATTGATCATGATTGTCTCAACGCCTTCATCTTTCAGAGCAAACACTCCCTGAACGGAGCAATAATCAAATTCAATGCCCTGGCCAATTCTGATGGGGCCGCTTCCGATAATCAGTACTTTCCTCTTATCACTCTTCACTTGTTCATTTTCGCCAAAATAACTGGAGTAATAATAATTTGATTTTGCTTCAAATTCAGCTGCGCATGTGTCAACCATTTTATAGGCTGGAAGAATGCCAGCCTTTTTGCGTTTGTCCCTGACTGCTTTCTCCGCAACTTTCCATTCCAATGCAAGAAACTTATCACTGAAGCCCTTTTCCTTAAATAGCTGCAGCTCTTCTATTGTTGCTTTATCAAGTGTTAAGGCCGAAATTTGTTTTTCCAGTATTACCATTTCATTGAGTAAATTGAGATAGAAATAATCAATTTTCGTGATAGAGTGTAAAGCATCCAATGAGTAATTTCTCCGGAGTAATTCAACCACGATAAAAAATCTTTCATCAGTCTGCTTTAACAGCAGTTCCTCAAGCGATGCAATCGATTTAGCTGATAAGCCAGGTGATTTCAAATCATTTCCCTTCACTTCAAGTGAATGGATTGCCTTTAAGAGAGCCCGTTCCAGATTCCGGTCAATGCCCATTACTTCTCCGGTTGCTTTCATCTGAGTTCCGAGTTTGCGGTCTGCAGAAGGAAATTTATCAAATGGCCATTTGGGAAACTTAACGATGACATAATCCAGAGCTGGTTCAAAGCTTGCGAAAGTATCTCCTGTTACAGGGTTGATAATTTCCGATAATGTATACCCGACTGCAAGCTTTGCAGCCATTCTGGCAATGGGATAGCCTGTTGCTTTGGAAGCAAGGGCAGATGATCTGCTGACTCTGGGATTTACTTCAATCAAGTAATAATTCTTACTATGCGGATCAAGGGCAAACTGAATGTTGCACCCTCCAATAATGCCAAGCTCTGAAATGATCTTAATTGATGCTGATCTCAGCATCTGGTACTCATCATCTGTTAAGGTTTGTGAAGGTGCGACAACAATTGAGTCACCAGTATGAACCCCAACGGGATCAATATTTTCCATATTGCAAATAGTGATGCACGTATTCTTTGAATCCCGCATGACCTCATATTCTACTTCCTTAAATCCTGCTATGCTTTTTTCAACCAGGCATTGGCTGATCGCACTCTCTTTTAAGCCGCCCTTCACCAGAGACGTCAGTTCTTCAAAATCTCCTGCTATGCCTCCGCCTGTTCCGCCAAGAGTATAAGCTGGACGTACGATAATTGGAAATCCAATTTCGCTTGCAAATTGGATGGCTTCATTTACTTCATGGACAATGATGCTTTCAGGAACAGGTTCGTTAAGCTCGTTCATCAGCTTACGAAAAGCTTCCCGGTCTTCACCTTTCTTAATGGATTCAATGCTGCTGCCCAAAAGCTTCACTCCATAACGTTCAAGCACACCTGATTCACTCAGTTTAAAAGCAAGATTCAATCCTGTCTGGCCTCCCAGTGTGGCAAGCAGGCCATCGGGACGTTCTTTTTTTATAATCTTCTCAAGACTGTCAGCTGTCATCGGCTCGAAATAGACTTTATCTGCAAAAGCTCTGTCAGACATGATGGTAGCCGGATTGTTATTCACAAGGATAACCTTATAGCCTTCTTCCTTTAATGCTGCGCAGGCCTGTGTTCCTGCATAATCAAATTCTGCTGCCTGCCCGATGACAATCGGGCCGGAGCCGATTACTAATATGGATTGGATACTGGTGTCTTTAGGCATAAGCGAAAACTCTCCTATTCTCCTCTTGAATCATGTTCATAAACTCATCAAAAATATAATCACCATCCGCTGGTCCCGGATGGGCTTCCGGATGGAATTGCACCGTATGGATTGGCAGCGCCTTATGCATTAGTCCCTCAATTGACTGGTCATGAAGGTTTACATAGCGGGTCTTAAACCCTGTATCTTTTATGCTTTCTTCATCAACCACATAGCTATGATTTTGTGATGACATAAAGACTGTGCCCTTCTTCATGTCCGCAATCGGGTGGTTGGCACCCCTATGGCCAAAGGACAGTTTCTTTGTGTTGCCTCCAAATGCTAAAGCAGACAGCTGGTGGCCAAGGCAAATTCCCAATGCCGGATACTGCTCCAGCACCTTTTTTAATTCCGGGAGGATGCTTTTTAATTCTTTTGGATCTCCAGGCCCGTTTGAAAGCACCACACCGTCTGGATTTAGTTTTTTTATCTGTTCAAAGCTTGTATTATAAGGAACAGATGTAACCTTGCACGCTCTTTTCAGCAAAGAATCCACAATTGATTTTTTAGCTCCAAAATCAATGACAACTATATGAATGCCGCCCTCTCCAAAGCACTCCATAGTTTGTGAAGATACTTTACAAACTTTTTCATCCTTTGGAAGCAGCAATCCGGCGGCTGCCGTTTCCGAAGAAGACATTTTTGCCGGCATGCTGCCTTCTGAACGGATTTTCTTTACAATGGAACGGGTATCCATATGCCCTAATAATGGGATATTCCATTTCTGAAGGTATTCCTGAAGCGAATAAGCCGATTTGTAATGCGAAGGATTTCTGCTTCCTTCATATACAATAACCCCGGCCACATGAGGTTTCTTGCTCTCAAAATCAGACTCATTTATTCCGTAATTTCCGATTAAAGGATACGTAAATACAATAATTTGGTCCTTATAAGAGGGATCTGTCAATACTTCCTGGTAGCCTGTCATTCCTGTAAAAAAAACGATTTCCCCTTCTATATCCTTTTCAGGCTGATCCGTCAGCCATTGGCCCTTATAGGAATGGCCGCTATTTAAATGAAGGTATCCTTCCATTATCAACACCTCGAAGCTATCTGTATATTTATATAACTTTATTAATTTTTATTCATTCATTTGAAAAATAATACAGCCTACACAGCTGATTT is a genomic window containing:
- a CDS encoding carbamoyl phosphate synthase small subunit, which produces MEGYLHLNSGHSYKGQWLTDQPEKDIEGEIVFFTGMTGYQEVLTDPSYKDQIIVFTYPLIGNYGINESDFESKKPHVAGVIVYEGSRNPSHYKSAYSLQEYLQKWNIPLLGHMDTRSIVKKIRSEGSMPAKMSSSETAAAGLLLPKDEKVCKVSSQTMECFGEGGIHIVVIDFGAKKSIVDSLLKRACKVTSVPYNTSFEQIKKLNPDGVVLSNGPGDPKELKSILPELKKVLEQYPALGICLGHQLSALAFGGNTKKLSFGHRGANHPIADMKKGTVFMSSQNHSYVVDEESIKDTGFKTRYVNLHDQSIEGLMHKALPIHTVQFHPEAHPGPADGDYIFDEFMNMIQEENRRVFAYA
- a CDS encoding carbamoyl phosphate synthase large subunit gives rise to the protein MPKDTSIQSILVIGSGPIVIGQAAEFDYAGTQACAALKEEGYKVILVNNNPATIMSDRAFADKVYFEPMTADSLEKIIKKERPDGLLATLGGQTGLNLAFKLSESGVLERYGVKLLGSSIESIKKGEDREAFRKLMNELNEPVPESIIVHEVNEAIQFASEIGFPIIVRPAYTLGGTGGGIAGDFEELTSLVKGGLKESAISQCLVEKSIAGFKEVEYEVMRDSKNTCITICNMENIDPVGVHTGDSIVVAPSQTLTDDEYQMLRSASIKIISELGIIGGCNIQFALDPHSKNYYLIEVNPRVSRSSALASKATGYPIARMAAKLAVGYTLSEIINPVTGDTFASFEPALDYVIVKFPKWPFDKFPSADRKLGTQMKATGEVMGIDRNLERALLKAIHSLEVKGNDLKSPGLSAKSIASLEELLLKQTDERFFIVVELLRRNYSLDALHSITKIDYFYLNLLNEMVILEKQISALTLDKATIEELQLFKEKGFSDKFLALEWKVAEKAVRDKRKKAGILPAYKMVDTCAAEFEAKSNYYYSSYFGENEQVKSDKRKVLIIGSGPIRIGQGIEFDYCSVQGVFALKDEGVETIMINNNPETVSTDYTTADRLYFEPLILEDILNVIEAEGISEVIVQLGGQTALNLASELEAYGVTLLGTDSKTIDALEDRKLFYHLLDDLNIPRIKGDVVHTEAELKEAAEKIGFPILVRPSYVIGGRGMERIASSSELESYLTKGDVPYPILIDQFVHASEAELDLAADGNHICAPAIMEHIEKTGVHSGDSMSVLPPQNLSENVQNKMLAYAKAIVQKLQYKGLMNIQYIVNGEEVFILEINPRASRTVPIISKVTGVQLVEIATKILLGKYNLSKDEMPAAAKLPFVCVKFPVFSNYALKGLDSKVGPEMKSTGEGISLAPNYEAAIRKSFHAGLNGAKGKCVVIANSPETEELTQYVNQAKIVPVFLTQENMDWNAQETFALYNPGMSEEDKRMREMGIKNRILTFSEKETLIALLKSMSAGEWDVKSIEDWQGIKNNIGEKEVGVL